The following are encoded together in the Elusimicrobiota bacterium genome:
- a CDS encoding rod shape-determining protein: MFDFIFALFSNDMGIDLGTATTLVYLKGQGIVLTEPSVVAYDKDTEEIKAIGEEAKKMVGKTPASIEAIRPLRNGVIADFDITEKMIRYFIKKVHTRKTLLHPRIVIGIPSGITEVERRAVREAAEQAGAREVHLIEEPMAAAIGAGLPIHEPTGNMVVDIGGGTTESAVISLGGMVVSKSIPIAGDEMDEAIVAFFKKNHNLAIGYRTAELIKIQIGSVFPLQKEETMDVKGLDLTQGLPRTISVSSKDIRAALLEPTRSIVEMVKNVLEETPAELAAELVDRGIVMAGGGSLTRGMSDLLSKETHLPVYLAQDPITCVVLGTGRYLEELENIKKARKQLE, encoded by the coding sequence GTGTTTGACTTTATTTTCGCACTGTTTTCAAATGATATGGGTATTGACCTTGGTACCGCGACAACACTCGTATATCTCAAAGGACAGGGTATAGTTTTAACAGAGCCTTCCGTGGTTGCATATGACAAGGATACGGAAGAAATAAAAGCGATTGGTGAAGAGGCAAAAAAAATGGTTGGCAAAACACCCGCATCTATAGAAGCAATAAGGCCGCTTAGGAATGGTGTGATTGCTGATTTTGATATTACTGAAAAAATGATACGGTATTTTATCAAAAAGGTACATACCCGAAAAACATTACTGCATCCACGAATTGTTATCGGAATCCCATCAGGTATTACCGAGGTAGAACGTAGAGCGGTTCGCGAGGCTGCGGAGCAGGCAGGTGCGCGTGAGGTTCATCTTATAGAAGAGCCAATGGCTGCGGCAATCGGTGCGGGACTGCCAATCCATGAGCCAACTGGCAATATGGTTGTAGATATCGGCGGTGGAACTACTGAGTCTGCAGTGATTTCGTTAGGTGGGATGGTGGTCTCAAAATCTATACCTATTGCAGGTGATGAGATGGACGAAGCGATTGTAGCATTTTTCAAGAAGAATCATAATCTGGCAATTGGTTACAGAACTGCAGAACTGATAAAAATCCAGATTGGCTCTGTATTCCCGTTACAGAAAGAAGAGACAATGGATGTGAAAGGGCTGGATTTAACACAAGGTCTGCCGCGAACTATAAGTGTTTCTAGCAAGGATATAAGAGCCGCGCTGTTAGAGCCAACAAGGTCAATAGTTGAGATGGTAAAAAATGTGTTAGAAGAAACACCAGCCGAACTTGCTGCAGAATTGGTTGATAGAGGGATAGTTATGGCAGGTGGTGGTTCGTTAACACGTGGGATGAGTGATTTGCTTTCTAAAGAAACACATCTGCCCGTTTATCTTGCACAAGACCCGATAACCTGTGTTGTTTTAGGAACCGGTAGATACCTTGAAGAACTTGAAAATATAAAAAAAGCACGAAAACAGTTAGAATAA
- the mreC gene encoding rod shape-determining protein MreC produces MFKKNPVILLAFYLILSIIILSFNLNPTVKTLRDFLFYMVVTPYSKIDTAIVSFANLGSNINELVQAHQEVQKLKVKNQQLLHDLAKLKTLEIENRRLSELLGYKRKIYRPTVISRVITKPPHQYFNSIIIDKGSVDGLSENRAVYGFYKNRFGVVGQLLNVEQNLSQVLLITSRISKIPAHILPANVDGLVIGCETAELEMLWIPSDAEIKIGDEVVTSTASDIFPAGIPIGIITQVTQTGHLPFKKASVKPLIPATQLMDVFIE; encoded by the coding sequence ATGTTTAAGAAAAATCCAGTCATTTTACTTGCCTTTTATCTTATCCTCTCAATAATAATTTTAAGTTTTAACTTAAATCCTACAGTGAAGACACTGCGGGATTTTTTGTTTTATATGGTAGTTACACCGTATTCAAAAATTGATACTGCAATTGTATCGTTTGCAAATCTTGGCTCAAATATAAACGAGTTAGTTCAAGCACATCAGGAAGTGCAAAAGTTAAAAGTAAAAAATCAGCAACTCCTGCATGATTTAGCAAAATTAAAAACACTTGAGATTGAAAACCGACGGCTTTCAGAACTTCTGGGCTATAAGCGGAAAATTTATCGTCCAACAGTTATATCGCGAGTAATTACAAAACCACCACATCAGTATTTTAATTCAATTATTATTGATAAAGGCAGTGTGGACGGCTTATCTGAAAACCGGGCAGTCTACGGATTTTACAAAAACAGGTTTGGTGTTGTTGGGCAGTTGTTAAATGTTGAACAAAATCTCTCGCAGGTGTTGCTCATTACAAGCCGTATTTCTAAAATACCAGCACATATTCTGCCGGCGAATGTTGACGGGCTCGTAATAGGTTGTGAAACTGCAGAACTTGAGATGTTGTGGATTCCATCAGATGCAGAAATAAAAATAGGTGATGAGGTTGTAACCTCTACTGCTTCAGATATTTTTCCAGCCGGTATACCAATCGGTATTATTACACAAGTTACACAGACAGGTCATCTGCCATTTAAGAAAGCAAGCGTAAAACCACTGATACCAGCTACTCAACTTATGGATGTGTTTATAGAGTAA
- the mreD gene encoding rod shape-determining protein MreD — MKKFVFYVVSIVILIFGEILVSKFSVLGLLFVIFTGLYRGSATGSTVGFVIGIIEGVFFTTSFGVLSFCYAIIGYLAGRIPKRIDENNTIVIVALAFLAAIISKIISLVVEMIFSPSILNVFPGRAGFTGTVGTIGFNWTVIFLVFTPVFFWVFKKWYLVWFRKLDVER; from the coding sequence ATGAAAAAATTTGTTTTTTATGTAGTATCTATAGTAATACTAATTTTTGGTGAAATTTTAGTTTCTAAATTTTCGGTTTTAGGATTACTTTTTGTTATCTTTACAGGACTTTACAGAGGTTCCGCAACAGGCTCAACAGTTGGATTTGTTATCGGGATTATAGAGGGTGTTTTTTTTACCACAAGTTTCGGTGTGCTGAGTTTTTGTTATGCAATTATCGGCTATCTGGCAGGCCGTATCCCAAAAAGGATTGATGAAAATAATACAATCGTTATAGTTGCACTTGCGTTTTTAGCCGCTATTATTTCTAAAATTATCAGTTTGGTTGTTGAGATGATATTCAGCCCTTCAATTCTCAATGTTTTTCCAGGCAGGGCGGGGTTCACGGGTACTGTTGGGACGATTGGTTTTAACTGGACTGTAATTTTTTTGGTTTTTACACCGGTTTTTTTCTGGGTTTTCAAAAAATGGTATCTGGTCTGGTTCAGAAAACTGGATGTAGAAAGATAA